The Oscillospiraceae bacterium genome contains a region encoding:
- a CDS encoding resolvase, with protein MNNRIDAIYARQSVDKKDSISIESQIEFCKYELKGGNCKEYTDKGYSGKNTDRPKFQELVRDIKRGLIAKVVVYKLDRISRSILDFANMMELFQQYNVEFVSSTEKFDTSTPMGRAMLNICIVFAQLERETIQKRVTDAYYSRSQRGFKMGGTAPYGFHTEPIKMDGINTKKLVVNPDEAANIRLMFEMYAQPTTSYGDITRYFAEQGILFNGKELIRPTLAQMLRNPVYVQADLDVYEFFKSQGTVIVNDAADFTGMNGCYLYQGRDVKPSKKNDLKDQMLVLAPHEGIVPSDIWLTCRKKLMNNMKIQSARKATHTWLAGKIKCGNCGYALMSINNPVGKQYLRCTKRLDNKSCAGCGKIITSELEAVVYQQMVKKLEKHKTLTGRKKAAKANPKIAALQVELLHVDSEIEKLVDSLTGANNVLLSYVNVKIAELDGRKQELVKQIAELTVEAISPEQVNQISGYLDTWDNVSFDDKRRVVDLMITTIAATSDSLNITWKI; from the coding sequence ATGAACAATCGAATAGACGCAATCTATGCAAGACAATCGGTAGACAAAAAGGACAGCATTTCCATTGAAAGCCAGATTGAATTTTGCAAATACGAGTTGAAAGGCGGTAACTGCAAGGAATACACAGACAAAGGGTACAGCGGCAAGAACACAGACCGTCCGAAGTTTCAAGAACTGGTGCGGGACATCAAGCGGGGGCTGATTGCAAAAGTCGTGGTTTACAAACTCGACCGTATCAGCCGTTCCATTCTGGACTTTGCCAACATGATGGAGCTGTTCCAGCAGTACAATGTGGAGTTTGTGTCCTCTACGGAAAAGTTTGATACCTCCACCCCGATGGGGCGGGCGATGCTGAATATCTGTATCGTGTTCGCCCAGCTTGAGAGAGAAACCATACAGAAGCGGGTAACGGACGCTTACTATTCCCGTAGCCAGCGAGGGTTTAAGATGGGTGGAACAGCCCCTTACGGCTTCCACACCGAACCAATCAAGATGGATGGTATCAACACAAAGAAGCTGGTGGTAAATCCAGATGAAGCGGCAAATATCCGGCTGATGTTCGAGATGTACGCCCAGCCCACAACCTCCTACGGGGACATTACCCGGTACTTTGCCGAACAGGGAATTTTATTCAACGGCAAGGAACTAATACGCCCCACGCTGGCGCAGATGTTACGCAATCCCGTCTATGTGCAGGCAGACCTTGATGTGTACGAGTTTTTCAAAAGTCAAGGGACGGTCATTGTCAATGACGCTGCCGATTTTACCGGCATGAATGGCTGCTATCTGTATCAAGGGCGGGATGTGAAGCCCAGCAAAAAGAACGACTTGAAAGACCAAATGCTGGTGCTGGCTCCCCATGAGGGCATTGTCCCCTCTGACATCTGGCTGACCTGCCGCAAGAAGCTGATGAACAACATGAAAATTCAGTCTGCCCGGAAAGCCACCCACACATGGCTGGCGGGAAAAATCAAATGCGGGAATTGCGGGTATGCTCTTATGAGCATTAACAATCCTGTGGGAAAGCAATATCTCCGCTGCACAAAACGGCTGGACAATAAAAGCTGTGCCGGGTGCGGGAAAATCATCACTTCGGAACTGGAAGCGGTGGTTTACCAGCAGATGGTGAAAAAGCTGGAAAAGCACAAGACGCTGACGGGCAGGAAGAAAGCGGCAAAGGCAAACCCGAAAATCGCCGCCCTGCAAGTGGAACTTCTCCATGTGGACAGCGAGATTGAAAAGCTGGTGGACAGTCTGACGGGCGCAAACAATGTGCTGCTCTCCTATGTGAACGTGAAGATAGCGGAACTGGACGGGCGCAAACAGGAACTTGTGAAGCAGATAGCCGAGTTGACGGTGGAAGCCATCAGCCCGGAACAGGTCAATCAGATTTCCGGCTACCTCGACACATGGGACAATGTATCCTTTGACGACAAGCGGCGGGTGGTGGATTTGATGATTACCACCATAGCCGCCACAAGCGATAGTTTGAATATCACATGGAAAATCTGA
- a CDS encoding transposase, translated as MRENPYKRLPPIERKQDGPLYRMTPAQRKQANALIRRECCNYEDGNCMLLDDGDTHTCPQTISFSVCCKWFRCSVLPQIGTLETEIFRDKELKHCAVCGSVFVPKSNRAKYCPNCAARVHRRQKTESERKRRSCVDS; from the coding sequence ATGAGAGAGAACCCATATAAACGACTGCCGCCCATAGAGCGCAAGCAGGACGGTCCCCTTTACCGCATGACACCGGCACAGAGGAAACAGGCAAACGCCCTGATCCGCCGGGAGTGCTGCAACTATGAGGACGGGAACTGTATGCTCCTTGACGATGGGGACACCCACACCTGCCCCCAGACCATTTCTTTCTCAGTCTGCTGTAAGTGGTTCCGCTGTTCGGTCTTGCCGCAAATCGGGACGCTGGAAACAGAGATTTTCCGGGATAAGGAGCTAAAACACTGTGCGGTCTGCGGCAGCGTGTTCGTCCCAAAGTCCAACCGGGCGAAATACTGTCCCAACTGTGCCGCCAGAGTTCACAGGCGGCAGAAAACAGAAAGTGAACGGAAAAGGAGGTCTTGTGTGGACAGTTAG
- the rbr_1 gene encoding rubrerythrin, which translates to MDLKGSKTEANLMAAFAGESQARNKYTYYASKAKKDGYNEIASVFEETANNEKEHAKIWFKLLHDGAVPDTLTNLADAAAGENYEWTDMYAGFAATAKEEGFDKIASLFTMVGAIEKEHEARYKEVAELLKEGKLFARETEQVWICTNCGHIHIGKHAPEKCPVCDHPQAYFVLRAENH; encoded by the coding sequence ATGGATTTGAAGGGTTCCAAGACCGAAGCCAACCTGATGGCCGCGTTTGCCGGCGAAAGCCAGGCCCGCAACAAGTATACCTACTACGCTTCCAAGGCCAAAAAGGACGGCTACAACGAGATCGCCTCGGTGTTCGAGGAGACCGCGAACAATGAAAAAGAGCACGCCAAGATCTGGTTCAAGCTGCTGCACGACGGCGCTGTGCCCGACACCCTGACCAACCTGGCCGACGCCGCCGCGGGCGAAAATTACGAGTGGACCGACATGTACGCCGGGTTTGCGGCAACCGCCAAGGAAGAAGGCTTTGACAAGATCGCCAGCCTGTTTACCATGGTGGGCGCCATTGAGAAGGAGCACGAGGCCCGTTACAAGGAAGTGGCGGAGCTGCTGAAGGAGGGCAAGCTGTTTGCCCGCGAGACCGAGCAGGTGTGGATCTGCACCAACTGCGGCCACATCCACATTGGCAAGCACGCCCCCGAAAAGTGCCCGGTGTGCGACCACCCGCAGGCCTATTTTGTGCTGCGCGCCGAGAATCACTGA
- a CDS encoding cold-shock protein, whose amino-acid sequence MNNGTVKWFNNEKGFGFISNDNGGDDVFVHFSAIMMPGHKTLEDGQKVTFDTETDPKNPNKLRAVNVCLA is encoded by the coding sequence ATGAATAACGGTACTGTGAAATGGTTTAACAACGAAAAGGGCTTCGGCTTCATCTCCAACGACAACGGCGGCGACGACGTGTTTGTGCACTTCTCCGCCATCATGATGCCCGGCCACAAGACCCTGGAAGACGGCCAGAAGGTGACGTTCGACACCGAGACCGATCCCAAGAACCCCAACAAGCTGCGCGCAGTGAACGTCTGCCTGGCCTGA
- a CDS encoding N-acetylglucosamine-6-phosphate deacetylase: MILKNGQVFTALGRFLTADVELEGDRIKQVAPAGTLHGAEEIDAAGKYVTPGFVDIHIHGAAGADFCDSVDGSQEYVKTMQKYLGSQGVTSFMGTTMAFSEEILNDIFAAVKPLFNQEAQGAVLRGVNMEGPFFNKAKKGAQAEKYIIDPDWEMFQRLWQTSGGNIRLVDVAPELPGAVEFIRKASELCTVSIAHTSATYEEAKAAYANGASHTTHLFNAMPAFTHRAPGVVGAAADDAAHVEMISDGIHLHPAVVRAVFALFGAERVCLISDSMRACGMPNGEYSLGGQKVFMNDGLATLEDGTIAGSATCLAECFRRAVKFGVPLESALRAATINPAQAVGLFDELGSVTAGKRADVLVLNKDLQPEHIFIGGKEL, translated from the coding sequence ATGATTCTAAAAAATGGACAGGTTTTCACCGCTTTGGGCCGCTTTTTGACCGCCGACGTGGAGCTTGAGGGCGACCGCATCAAGCAGGTGGCCCCCGCGGGCACCCTGCACGGCGCCGAGGAGATCGACGCCGCCGGCAAATACGTGACCCCCGGCTTTGTGGACATTCACATCCACGGCGCGGCCGGCGCCGACTTCTGCGACAGCGTGGACGGCAGCCAGGAATACGTGAAGACCATGCAGAAATACCTGGGCAGCCAGGGCGTGACCAGCTTTATGGGCACCACCATGGCGTTCAGCGAGGAGATTCTGAACGACATTTTTGCCGCGGTAAAGCCCCTGTTCAACCAGGAGGCCCAGGGGGCGGTGCTGCGGGGCGTGAACATGGAGGGCCCCTTCTTCAACAAGGCCAAAAAGGGCGCCCAGGCTGAAAAATACATCATTGACCCCGACTGGGAGATGTTCCAGCGCCTTTGGCAGACCAGCGGCGGGAACATCCGGCTGGTGGACGTTGCGCCCGAGCTGCCCGGCGCGGTGGAGTTCATCCGCAAGGCCAGCGAGCTGTGCACCGTTTCCATCGCCCACACCTCGGCCACCTACGAGGAGGCCAAGGCGGCGTATGCAAACGGCGCGAGCCACACCACCCATCTGTTCAACGCCATGCCCGCCTTCACCCACCGTGCCCCCGGCGTTGTGGGCGCGGCGGCCGACGACGCGGCCCATGTGGAAATGATCTCGGACGGCATCCACCTGCACCCGGCGGTGGTGCGCGCGGTGTTCGCCCTGTTCGGGGCCGAGCGGGTGTGCCTGATCAGCGATTCCATGCGGGCCTGCGGCATGCCCAACGGCGAGTACAGCCTGGGCGGCCAGAAGGTGTTCATGAACGACGGCCTGGCCACCCTGGAGGACGGCACCATTGCGGGCAGCGCCACCTGCCTGGCCGAGTGCTTCCGCCGCGCCGTGAAGTTCGGCGTGCCCCTGGAAAGCGCGCTGCGCGCCGCCACCATCAACCCGGCGCAGGCGGTGGGCCTGTTTGACGAGCTGGGCAGCGTGACCGCCGGCAAGCGCGCCGACGTGCTGGTGCTGAACAAGGACCTGCAGCCCGAGCACATCTTCATCGGCGGCAAAGAGCTGTAA
- a CDS encoding ArsC family transcriptional regulator, with the protein MNTFICYAKCTTCQKAQKWLDERGAAYQARPIKEQNPTAAELAAWAAASGLPVKRFVNTSGLLYKAMNLKDKLPGMTDAEVFALLATDGMLVKRPILVTEKGVCPGFKPEVWETLL; encoded by the coding sequence ATGAACACCTTTATCTGTTACGCAAAATGCACCACCTGCCAGAAGGCGCAGAAATGGCTGGACGAGCGGGGCGCGGCGTACCAGGCGCGGCCCATCAAGGAGCAGAACCCCACCGCCGCCGAGCTGGCCGCCTGGGCCGCGGCCAGCGGCCTGCCGGTGAAGCGCTTTGTGAACACCAGCGGCCTGCTGTATAAGGCCATGAATTTGAAGGACAAGCTGCCCGGCATGACCGACGCCGAGGTCTTTGCGCTGCTTGCCACCGACGGGATGCTGGTGAAGCGGCCCATCCTGGTGACGGAAAAGGGCGTGTGCCCGGGCTTTAAGCCGGAGGTTTGGGAAACGCTGCTGTAA